In Pelodictyon luteolum DSM 273, the genomic stretch CTGCAGTCGTTATCCATGTTGATCAATGCCAATAAACGGACCGTGGATGCCAGGAATACATTGCTGAAAAGCAAACAGAAGGGTCTGTTGTCCGGAGTCGCTACCAGAATGGATGTGCTTGATGCCCGTCAGCAGTTACGGACGTCTGAACTGGAGCTTTCAAAGAGCCGGTTCCAGTACATCCTTAATCTTGTCATGCTGGAAAAGACTGCAGGGATGCTGGGCTCCGATGATATCGTTTGTCTGGCATCGGGGCGAACCTCCCGCTGAGCTGGTTGCATCATGTGTCTATGGCGTGCACTTGTCGTCAGACAGTCCAGCGCCAGCTTTCGCCCCGTTGGTAATAGTGCATATTTACTCATTTGTCCGGACCTGCAGACTTTATCCGTCAACTTTATTGCCCATGTGCCCCTATGGATGTAATGACTGAACAGGCTTTGCTGGAAGCGCGAGCGAGCGCATTAGAGGATGAATTAAAACGGGTGAACCGGAATTCCGCAAGCCATTATAAACATCTTATTGTCCTCTATGAGCAGGTCGATGCCGCCGAAATCTCTGTGAAACAGAAGAACCCCATCAAGAAGTCTCTTCGCCAGATCATCGATCATACGCGGCTTGAGGAGCGAACAGGATTGTTGCTGAGCCTTATGGATTATGACTTTCTGAAAAAATTAGAAGCAATACACCCGAATCTCAATCAGCGGGAATACAAGATATGCCTTTTTGTCAAGCTCGGCTATGATACCCGGTCAATTGCGCGTATGATGGGTATTTCAACTCGGGGGCTGGAAAGCGTTCGATACCGGCTCCACAGAAAGCTTGGCCGGGGTAAGCATCAGGCCCTGAAAAATTACTTATCGATGATACAGATGGATGCCTCGCAGGGAGAGATGCTTCAGACTGGTTTTGGATATGCCATGTAGCGTTGAACTTTCCCCGTGGGCTCGGTCCATGATGATTAGCGTTAGGAAAGGGCTAAGCTTTTTCACTTAATGCAGTAAGAGTTTTTTTTGGGGGTTCCCTCTGTGATGTGGAAATAGCCGGTCTACTCACAAGAAACTCTTTCGCCTGCACTTGGTGGTACTCTAGATGGTTCGTCTATGGCCAGGTGCGACTCGTTGATATAATTCTGTTTCTCTTGCTGTTCATTAGTGTGTCATTGCCTCAGCGAGCCCTGAGCTGCAGAAAACATGCAGTCTTGCTTCAGCTGCGATTTAGCAATTACGGCATTCATGCTTGCAATATGTTTTTTCTGAGTCAAATACTCCATCGAGCAGGTCACCGATTGTGATGTCGAGCGCTTTGGCCAACTTATGGCAGTTGAGTATGGTGATGTTTTTCTCGCCACGCTCAATCATGCCAATATATGCCATCGATAACCCGCTACGGACTGCAAGCTTTTCCTGGGTGTAACTTGCCATAATTCTTGCGATGCGAATCTTCAGCCCCAGTTTTTCTGCAGGGCTTTTATTTTGTTGGTGGTTCAGTGCATGGGTGCATTGCGTTGGGTCCATTGTCAACAGTCTTTAATTGGATGTTTTTGTCAGTTAGGACAGATATTACATGTTTTTTTGTTGAAATACTTGAAATCTCTGCGGACCAGGGAGTGCTTCTTGTGTGTTATGTGTTCTGCCAGCTGCTGCATTGAGTAGTAATCCCTCCTGTTTTGCGTGGGATTTAGTACTTAACATTGGCAGGTCGTGTGTCGTTCTCCCAGGGGCCCTCTTTTTTTGCCCTCTATACAGGTATCCCGGCGATTTCTGGCACGGTTTTCGCTCATTCCTTGGGCTCCCGGCCTATCCGCGTGATGCTTCGAGATAAAATCTGATCGGGGTGATTGTCGATGAATCGCTGCCTTTCGAAAACAGGGCATTGCGTGCAGATGATGTCTTGATCGTGTGTATGCCGATTCTTCATGAATGCAAGAATATCCCATCCTTGTATCGGTCAGTTGCGGCACTATAGGGCCGTGCTGATGCCTGTGTAATACCGGCCGATACCCCGATGGGCGCATGCTCCATGCTTCATATGTCCTTCTGTGGATTTCGATGAGTGTATCCTATAGTGTATATTATTATTACTATAATTTTTTCATTATGAACTATAGTGGTAATATTTAGGCGATGTATTATCTTTCTTTGACGATGCCCATGCTTAGGATGGTTCTGTTGCGTCTGAGATATCTGAATGAGTGAGTATCGGCCGGTTACGAGGTGAGGCCTGCGCTACAGAGTTCATCAAGGACGTAGAAAAAAACCATCGCTTCATCGAGTCTTGTTGAGGTCATCGACCCTACCTGACCTCGACTAGGGATTCGTGGTTGATGAGTTGGTTCTTGTGTCGCTTTGGGTATCAAGCTTCCTGCAATCGAGGCAAGGTTCGTGGTCGCATCGATCGAGACATACCTGAAGTATGCAGAAGCTGTCGGACTGACATGCGAAAGACACGTAATCAAGAATAAGCGGGGCGTGAGGTTTGCGTGGTTTAGCGAAGTCATACCAGCCGTTGAGGGTGGGGGTGATGTATGACAGTTGTGCGTATGGGGCGTATATGTAAGATGTATGTTGTCTTGTTCCTATAATGTTTAAAATGCCGAAAAAAAGACGGCAGGGTGCGGATTTAATGGATCTTTTATATATTAAGTGTATAAGCGGTTGCGCTTTCCCCCAATTATCAGTCAGTATAATGCGCTCCTCCGGTACAGTTCCCTTGCAGGACATACGTCCATCGTTGATATCCGTTTTCTGTTATTCTCATTATTTCCGCCGGCAGTCCGCTCTCCCGGATTTTCAGCAGCATAGAGCGTGCCTGATTGTACCGGTGCGTCCAATGTGATGATGCGGGTATCGTCATATGATGCTTTGTCCTGTCAGGGGGCTGCAGTTTTCGAGTACAGCAAACAAAGGAGATCCTTATGGCAGTAGAAAAAACCATCGGTTCATCGAGCCTCGTTGAGGTCATCGACCGTATCCTCGACAAGGGTGTTGTCGTTGACGCATGGGTCCGCATGTCGCTTGTCGGCATCGAGCTCCTTGCCATCGAGGCAAGGGTCGTGGTCGCATCGGTCGAGACCTATCTGAAGTATGCAGAGGCTATCGGGTTGACGGCGAAGGCTGCGTAAGCCAGGAATGAGGAGGCCCGAGGGGTCCAGGCTTCAAGGCCAAGGGTAGAAGATGGGCGCGCTCTGTTGTTTCGGTGCTCTGAGGCGTGCACGTTTGGTTCGGGAATGGGCGAAGAAAGTGAACGGGCATACACCAGGGAGCATGAGTGCTTCCGGGTGTATGCCGCAGTCAGGATGCCCTTTGAGATCAGAGACTTGGGTGAGATGAGCCCCGTCGGGTGCTAATGTTCCTTTGATTCACATTCCCCGGTCTTATTGAAAAGAATGCAGCCGGATGGACACGTAGTATTTCGGGCCTCATTTGTTGAGTGAAATACACCTTCAAGCAGTTTATCGATGCTTGTACTGAGGGCGCAGGCAAGGCGCTGGCAGTTTATGATGGTGATGTTTTTCATGCCTCTCTCAATGATGCCGATATAGTTCGTCGACAGTCCGCTGAGTTCCGAAAGTTTTTCTCTGGAATAGCCGGCTTTGACTCTTGCGGCGCGAATATTTCTTCCAAGCCTCAGCGCGGCCTGGGCGCGCTTGATTTCTGTCAATTCATGTAGCACGGAGTATGGGAATTTCAGTCAATAAGGTTAAACCATCTGAAGCGCTTCCATGCAGAGAGTTATAAGATGCGGATGGTCTGGTTTTGGGGTGATTATACAAAAAAGACATCAATTTACGGCATCACAATCTGGCTCCAGCTTAAAATAATGAAGTAATCTGAGTTTTGATAACACTTTTTTCCTCCTGCAAGACTACTGCGTGACTCCTGCCGGGACCTTGATGGCTCTATCTGGGGGAGCTTGTTGGGTAAGTGGGTGCCGTATTATCGCAACATTGGCTCGGATTCCGTTCTTCCTGAGCACTGCTGTGATTTTGATGAGTCCGTCATGGTGATGGCGGCTACCGTTTACTGGCGTTGAAGGCCTTGGCGAATCTGTTTGTGTGTGTTTTAGTCTTGCTGTTTGGATTGTATCTGAATGAGGTATATGGTTTATAGTGACTTTAAAAGTTTCTATAATGATAAATGTGTTCATTATGGTGTTGTTTTGCAGGTTTGTTTTGTATGTTTAGTAAAGGCATCCCCCCAATACAAAGTTCAGCCCCCAGCTGCTATGCCGTCCAATGACATCCGCTCCTTTTTTGGGAATATCCGGTTCCCCTTTTTGCCTTTATCAACCGCCTCTCTAGAGGAGGCGTTCAGTGTGGCGCAAGGTAGTATTGCGCCAGGCCGTGCCGTTCACTATATGCAGGCCGAAAGGTCTGTGTTTTCAAACAACAACAAACAAAGGAGATCATCATGGCAGTAGAAAAAACCATCGGTTCATCGAGCCTCGTTGAGGTTATCGACCGTATCCTTGACAAGGGTGTCGTCGTTGATGCATGGGTCCGCGTGTCGCTTGTCGGCATCGAGCTCCTCGCCATCGAGGCAAGGGTCGTGGTCGCATCGGTCGAGACCTACCTGAAGTATGCAGAGGCTATCGGACTGACCGCAAAGGCTGCGTAAGCCAGCAATGAGCAGGCCGAAAGGTCTGTGTTTTCAAACAACAACAAACAAAGGAGATCATCATGGCAGTAGAAAAAACCATCGGTTCATCGAGCCTCGTTGAGGTCATCGACCGTATCCTCGACAAGGGTGTCGTCGTTGACGCATGGGTTCGCGTGTCGCTTGTCGGCATCGAGCTCCTCGCCATCGAGGCAAGGGTCGTGGTCGCATCGGTCGAGACCTACCTGAAGTATGCAGAGGCTATCGGACTGACCGCAAAGGCTGCGTAAGCTCGTTCCGCTGAAGCAGATTGCTCCTGCTAAAGCATCCTTCCCGGGAAGTATGGCCGGGCAGCATGATTTACCAGGAACATTTTTTTACAGGCAATGAGCCGGGCTCGAAGCGGTCCGGAAAACCTGATTGGTTGAGCGCTTTATTGACTCGTATACCATAGAGTAGTACATATCCCCCCGTCGATGAATAATTATCCTGATACCGTTATGACGCCGCCTACACCAGAGGCCGCGAAAATTGCGGAAATTCAGTTCGCTTATGAGTGCGCTGAGGAGATCAATGATTCCTGCCGCAACCTTTTTGAAGCCATCCGGAATTCACTCGACCAGCTGAAAGAGAAGCGGACGGCTGCCAATGAGAGTCTTTGCGATGTGCTGGCCAAAAAGGGTTCCCTGAGGAAAAAAGATTATGAAAGAATGATGGACGAGATCCATGCAATTCTTGACGAAAAGGAACAGGATGCCCGCGATGAGCTCTCGTCATTTCTCCGCGACCAGAGGGAGTTTGCCTTGATGCTCAAAGACCTCATCATCAATGCGATTGATTTTTCATCCCCTGATCTCGCCCGCAGAAGCAGGCAGCTGAGGGAAGAGCTTGCAGCGATCGCATCGGGACAGGAAGAGAGGAAGGCGGCTGTGGTGAAACGGCTGACTGATTTTCAGTCGGCACACTCCAAAATTGTTGCCCATCTGGAATCTCTTCTGCATAAAAGGGAAGGAATAGGGGCTAAAGATATAAAGGACGTAAAGCATCTTGTCGATCGTGAATGGGGAATCAAATCAAATTAAGAAGGGAGGATTCTAACAATGGCATCAAAACAGGACATGAATACTATGCGAGAAGAAGCAATGAATTCGTTCAGGCGTCGTGACAAGGCCAACAGGGACCTTGTTGAAGAGGTCAACGCCATGATTCACCGGTTCCGCGAGGAGCACCGTGAGATGGCTGCGCGGCTGGCGTCGAACGCCGAACGCCTGCATGCATCCCTTTCAGTGGACGAGCAGGACCGGATGAAAGACTACAGTGCGATGATGGGCAACATCCAGAAGGAACTGCATGCAGTCAGGGATACCGTCAGCTCATACCGCACGGAGGCTGCCTCCATGATGCAGGGCTTTGCCGGCGATCGCTCGGCGATGAGCACGGAGCTGCATGCCATGCTCGACGATGCCACAGCATCGCGCATGGACAGTGAGCAGATTCGTCTCGGGGAGTTCGGCGAGATGATGGCCGGCATCAGGGAGTATAACAAAAGCCTGCAGATGGATGTGGTGGACATCTTCGCTTCAACCAATGCCATGCTCGAGCGCTTTGCCGGTGAGCACGAGCAGATGGCCGAGGAACTGAAGGACGGTCTTGAGAAGACGAGGCATGAGGGCTCCGAGTACACCAAAGAGCTGCTTGCCGGAATCCGGAAGCGGATGCTTGAAATCAGCAATGAGAACCTTGAGGCCGCCGAAGCGGTGCGGAAGGGGCTGGCCGGCAGCGAAGCTGTCAGGATGGATGAGTACAACAGCCTGTTCAGCAGGATTTCTTCCGAAGTCGAGGCGCTGAGGCAGTCGACATCTGCCATGCTGAAGCGATTCTCTGAAGAAAGGGCTGCGGATTCGGCAGGATGGCCTGAACTTGAGGGTGTTGCAGTCTCCCCTCAGGAAGAGGTGGCTGCGGTTGCAGAGGTATTCCAGGATGCAGCTCCTCTGCAGGAACCCGCCCCGGTTGCTGAACCTGAAGCCGCTGTCAACGAGGAACCCGAAGTGCAGGAAGAGGCAGTAGTGGCTCAGGTGGCCGGCGACAGCCTTGAAGAGAGGGTCCTGGCTTACATCAACTCCAGTACGGAAGGCGTACGGGTGTCGGACATGGAAAAGCCCCTTGGTGAAACGAGGATGAAGATCGGCGTTGCCGCCCGGAACCTCCTCGATGAGGGGAAGGTGTCAAAGGTCGAGAACTTCTACCATCCGCTTGGCCACTGACTTGTCGAAACTCCACCGGGCCGGCTGGCCGTTAAGCCGCTGCCGGCCCGTAACCCGGAACAAACCCTAACCAGCTGATTATGCGTGCTGCAGTGAATGACAATGAAATGAATACGGTACTGGCACCACGGCCGATGGCGAATTTCGTGGAAACCGAGTACATCCGGGACATCACCGAGCGTGGACTTACCTACCTGAAGGCCGGCTTCCCTGTCCATTTCCGGGGCCCCTCGGGTACCGGCAAGACAACGGTCGCCATGCACCTTGCCGGCAAGATCGGACGACCCGTCGTGGTCATCCACGGAGACTCCGAATACAAGACCTCCGACCTCATCGGAAGCGAGCAGGGATACAAGTTCAGGCGCCTGAACGACAACTTCATCCATTCAGTCCATAAGTATGAAGAGGACATGAGCAAGCAGTGGGTGAACAACCGGCTGTCGATTGCCATCAAGAAGGGCTTCACCCTGGTCTACGATGAATTCACCCGTTCGCGTCCCGAGGCCAACAACATCCTTCTGCCGATTCTGCAGGAGAAGATGCTGAGCACATCAGCCTCGAATGAAGAGGACTACTACATGAAGGTCCACCCTGAGTTCAGGGCGATATTTACCTCGAACCCCGAGGAATATGCCGGCGTCAACAGGACACAGGATGCTCTGCGCGACCGGATGGTGACCATGGACCTGGATTATTTCGATTATGAGACCGAGCTGCGGGTGACGCACGCTAAGTCGGAACTGACGCTCGAGGATTCAGAGAAAATCGTGCAGGTCGTAAGGGGACTTCGCGAATCCGGCAAAACCGAGTTTGACCCGACCGTCCGCGGTTCGATCATGATAGCACGGACGCTGCATATCATGCAGGTCAGGCCCGAAAAAACGAACGATGCCGTCAGGAAGGTGTTCCAGGACATCCTGACATCGGAAACCAGCAGGGTGGGATCGAAGACCAACCAGGAAAAGGTCCGCGCCATCGTCAACGACCTGATCGAAGCATATCTGTAACAGCGCAGCGCACACTATCAATCACGGGGGAAAAGCCATGGCAGAAAGGAACAGCATGCTCAAGGGCATCAACGACATCAAGACCGTCCACACCATCAAGAAGGCGGCTGCCCGGCAGAAGGGGAGCAACGACTTTCTTCGCCTGTACATGCTTGAAATGGAGCGGACCCGTCTCATCAGCGAAAAGAACAAGCTGATTCAGCGTCTTGAGGTCATCGACGGACGGCTCAGTGCCATCCAGGAGGTCTATGCCGAAAGT encodes the following:
- the gvpA gene encoding gas vesicle structural protein GvpA; translated protein: MAVEKTIGSSSLVEVIDRILDKGVVVDAWVRMSLVGIELLAIEARVVVASVETYLKYAEAIGLTAKAA
- the gvpA gene encoding gas vesicle structural protein GvpA, with the translated sequence MAVEKTIGSSSLVEVIDRILDKGVVVDAWVRVSLVGIELLAIEARVVVASVETYLKYAEAIGLTAKAA
- a CDS encoding helix-turn-helix domain-containing protein — translated: MTEIKRAQAALRLGRNIRAARVKAGYSREKLSELSGLSTNYIGIIERGMKNITIINCQRLACALSTSIDKLLEGVFHSTNEARNTTCPSGCILFNKTGECESKEH
- the gvpN gene encoding gas vesicle protein GvpN, producing the protein MRAAVNDNEMNTVLAPRPMANFVETEYIRDITERGLTYLKAGFPVHFRGPSGTGKTTVAMHLAGKIGRPVVVIHGDSEYKTSDLIGSEQGYKFRRLNDNFIHSVHKYEEDMSKQWVNNRLSIAIKKGFTLVYDEFTRSRPEANNILLPILQEKMLSTSASNEEDYYMKVHPEFRAIFTSNPEEYAGVNRTQDALRDRMVTMDLDYFDYETELRVTHAKSELTLEDSEKIVQVVRGLRESGKTEFDPTVRGSIMIARTLHIMQVRPEKTNDAVRKVFQDILTSETSRVGSKTNQEKVRAIVNDLIEAYL
- a CDS encoding helix-turn-helix transcriptional regulator, with translation MTEQALLEARASALEDELKRVNRNSASHYKHLIVLYEQVDAAEISVKQKNPIKKSLRQIIDHTRLEERTGLLLSLMDYDFLKKLEAIHPNLNQREYKICLFVKLGYDTRSIARMMGISTRGLESVRYRLHRKLGRGKHQALKNYLSMIQMDASQGEMLQTGFGYAM
- a CDS encoding helix-turn-helix domain-containing protein yields the protein MDPTQCTHALNHQQNKSPAEKLGLKIRIARIMASYTQEKLAVRSGLSMAYIGMIERGEKNITILNCHKLAKALDITIGDLLDGVFDSEKTYCKHECRNC
- the gvpA gene encoding gas vesicle structural protein GvpA, with the translated sequence MAVEKTIGSSSLVEVIDRILDKGVVVDAWVRVSLVGIELLAIEARVVVASVETYLKYAEAIGLTAKAA